The following proteins are encoded in a genomic region of Lytechinus variegatus isolate NC3 chromosome 7, Lvar_3.0, whole genome shotgun sequence:
- the LOC121419446 gene encoding neuronal acetylcholine receptor subunit alpha-10-like has product MCPGEDDNLHRSETIFQQRHLLCHAGEGFSGEKNVTEKLLSDYGPISARPLRNSSKPIVVFFRALLRELISFDETNQVITLLIYVRLTWVDEYLRWDPAGYNRTLLMIPKNIWLPELTLDENVDRDFISSPSTYATATSDGTVNWYFPAVITTTCKVDVRFFPFDIQECTLTFLPWTMDESMMMLRFPDGEDATQDIYQRNGIWHPSSFSAKNVSISYICCEYPWSHVIYTLRLRRESRFFRETIILPSVLLTVLMATVSWLHPASGEKMTLAVSNLLALILFQQLVADSMPPIGDNTSIIVTFFFIMIALGCASVVFSVIVLRIYHNGGDKPLPRWIGNIIYRCSGCTLIFGRVRLQAALKAMMSEAPQVTFINQISLRSTPNSKPSQEPIPDVSHPEGKATKQKAENSQLPRGFLEKETIDSTYEKNATMWRETALVFDKIFGLVQFLVIIGACLYMLIGYVTADPSATI; this is encoded by the exons ATGTGTCCCGGTGAAGATGATAACCTACACCGGTCAGAAACCATCTTTCAACAAAGGCATCTCT TGTGTCACGCGGGAGAAGGATTTTCTGGAGAGAAGAATGTGACGGAGAAACTTTTATCAGATTACGGTCCTATATCAGCCCGTCCTTTACGAAATTCTTCAAAACCAATTGTAGTCTTCTTCAGGGCACTGCTAAGAGAACTCATATCTTTT GACGAAACCAACCAAGTTATCACGCTCTTAATCTATGTTAGATTG ACTTGGGTAGATGAGTACCTACGGTGGGACCCTGCCGGATACAACAGGACTCTACTAATGATTCCGAAGAACATATGGTTACCTGAACTAACATTGGATGAAAA TGTGGATCGAGATTTCATAAGTTCTCCGAGTACCTACGCAACGGCCACATCAGATGGAACTGTCAACTGGTACTTCCCTGCCGTTATCACCACAACCTGTAAGGTCGATGTTCGTTTCTTTCCTTTCGATATCCAGGAATGCACTCTTACGTTTCTCCCGTGGACGATGGACGAGAGTATG ATGATGCTTCGGTTCCCTGACGGTGAAGACGCGACGCAAGACATCTACCAACGCAACGGTATCTGGCATCCATCCTCGTTCAGTGCTAAGAACGTCAGTATCTCTTACATCTGCTGTGAGTACCCTTGGTCACATGTCATCTACACACTTCGGCTCCGGAGAGAATCGAGATTCTTTAGAGAGACCATCATCCTTCCTTCCGTTCTCTTGACCGTGCTCATGGCAACAGTATCATGGCTTCATCCTGCTTCAGGCGAGAAGATGACATTGGCAGTCAGTAATCTACTAGCTCTCATCCTCTTTCAGCAGCTTGTAGCAGATAGTATGCCACCCATTGGAGATAATACGTCCATCATCG ttacatttttcttcattatgatcGCTCTTGGATGTGCATCGGTTGTCTTTTCTGTGATCGTCCTCCGGATCTATCATAATGGTGGTGACAAACCATTGCCTCGTTGGATCGGAAACATCATTTATCGTTGTAGTGGCTGTACTCTGATTTTTGGTCGGGTCAGGTTGCAAGCAGCTCTAAAAGCCATGATGTCAGAAGCACCACAAGTCACCTTCATCAACCAAAT ttCACTAAGGAGCACACCCAATAGCAAACCATCTCAGGAACCAATCCCGGACGTTTCTCATCCAGAGGGTAAAGCAACGAAACAGAAGGCAGAAAATAGCCAACTCCCACGAGGATTTTTAGAAAAGGAAACGATCGATAGCACCTACGAGAAGAATGCTACGATGTGGCGAGAGACAGCCCTGGTCTTCGACAAGATCTTTGGATTGGTCCAGTTCTTAGTAATCATTGGTGCATGTCTTTATATGTTAATAGGCTATGTGACGGCTGACCCATCTGCAACAATCTAG